A single region of the Gilliamella apis genome encodes:
- a CDS encoding Lrp/AsnC family transcriptional regulator: MDKKDHAILNELRQNSRQSWREIGEKVFLSSQAVGQRVQELLNNHIIEKFTIKEPKHQLQFITIYMNSNQFESFEKLVKSVNEISEFYKITGDGCYMILSCFENDALDAFLTKISNFGRYKISHKLKQIL, translated from the coding sequence ATGGATAAAAAAGATCACGCTATCTTAAATGAATTAAGACAAAACAGTCGTCAATCCTGGCGCGAGATCGGCGAGAAGGTATTCTTATCAAGTCAAGCTGTGGGGCAACGTGTACAAGAGTTGCTAAATAATCATATTATAGAAAAGTTCACAATTAAAGAACCAAAACATCAATTACAATTTATCACTATTTACATGAACTCAAATCAATTTGAATCTTTTGAAAAATTAGTAAAATCTGTTAATGAAATTTCTGAGTTTTATAAGATTACTGGTGACGGTTGTTATATGATTCTTAGCTGTTTTGAAAATGATGCATTAGATGCTTTCTTAACAAAAATCTCGAACTTTGGCCGATATAAGATCAGCCATAAATTAAAGCAAATTTTATAA
- the hisD gene encoding histidinol dehydrogenase, with translation MKLSYWQQCSKEKQAELLTRPAIAASDSISHAVKDILTQVKQNGDEALKELSNKFDKVQIKQIKLTEDEIKTATSRVKPELKQAMQLAVSNIEKFHQAQVRQTITVETMPGIKCQSVTRPIDSVGLYIPGGSAPLLSTVLMLAIPAKIAGCRKVILCSPPPIADEILYAAELCGVSEIYQLGGAQAIAAMALGTASVPKVDKIFGPGNAYVTEAKRQVSQRLDGAAIDMPAGPSEVLMIADSFANPAFIAADLLSQAEHGPDSQVVLLTPDEKIAQAVSIEVDKQLAQLSRHEIAEKALQESRLIVTKDLEECVSISNRYGPEHLIIQTQNADELVDKINSAGSIFLGDWSPESAGDYASGTNHVLPTYGYTATYSSLGLADFQKRMTVQKLTAEGLQAIGNAVELMAQAEQLTAHKNAVTIRLAKLNSDSEK, from the coding sequence ATGAAACTATCATATTGGCAACAATGTTCAAAAGAAAAACAAGCAGAATTACTGACTCGCCCTGCTATAGCTGCTTCTGATTCTATTAGTCACGCGGTTAAAGATATTTTAACGCAAGTAAAACAAAATGGTGATGAAGCCCTAAAAGAATTAAGTAATAAATTTGATAAAGTACAAATTAAGCAAATCAAATTAACAGAAGATGAAATAAAAACTGCGACAAGCCGTGTTAAACCAGAATTAAAACAAGCGATGCAATTAGCTGTAAGTAACATCGAAAAATTCCACCAAGCACAAGTTAGACAAACTATAACTGTGGAAACGATGCCGGGCATCAAATGTCAGTCAGTCACCAGACCAATTGATTCGGTAGGACTGTATATACCAGGAGGTTCGGCACCTTTATTATCTACCGTATTGATGCTAGCAATACCAGCTAAAATTGCTGGTTGCCGTAAAGTAATTTTATGTTCACCACCACCTATTGCTGATGAAATTTTATATGCAGCAGAACTATGTGGAGTGAGCGAGATTTATCAGCTAGGTGGTGCGCAAGCAATTGCTGCAATGGCATTAGGTACTGCATCAGTACCAAAAGTTGATAAAATATTTGGCCCAGGTAATGCTTATGTGACCGAAGCAAAGCGTCAAGTTAGTCAAAGACTAGATGGTGCAGCTATAGATATGCCAGCTGGACCTTCAGAAGTATTGATGATTGCTGACAGTTTTGCTAATCCAGCATTTATTGCCGCTGATCTACTTTCTCAAGCTGAACATGGTCCAGACTCTCAAGTAGTACTACTAACACCTGATGAAAAAATTGCTCAAGCTGTTTCAATTGAAGTAGATAAACAATTAGCACAACTGTCACGCCACGAGATCGCAGAAAAAGCTTTACAAGAAAGCCGACTTATTGTTACTAAAGATTTAGAAGAATGTGTGAGTATTAGTAATCGCTATGGACCGGAACATTTAATTATTCAAACGCAAAATGCTGATGAATTAGTTGATAAAATTAATAGCGCTGGCTCGATATTTTTAGGTGATTGGTCACCGGAATCAGCAGGTGACTATGCATCGGGTACTAATCATGTTTTACCTACTTATGGTTATACAGCTACTTATTCGAGCCTTGGTTTAGCTGATTTTCAAAAACGTATGACAGTACAAAAATTGACTGCTGAAGGTTTGCAAGCAATCGGTAATGCTGTTGAGCTAATGGCTCAAGCTGAGCAACTTACCGCCCACAAAAATGCCGTAACTATTCGTTTAGCTAAACTTAACTCAGATTCTGAAAAATAG